AGGGCGGGGTGTTCGGCAAGCGGCTGATGATCGGGCTGCTGCTGGCGCAGGCGCTGGTGGCCGGCCTGCGCTTCGTGTCGGTAGTGGCGGGGCTGGCTGGCAGCAGCCTGATGGACGGCACATGGATCCAGGCGCTCTACATCAGCATGTACTCGTTCACCGTGCTGCTGCTGTCCATCGCCGTCATCCTCATGGCCACCGACCGGGTGCACACCGAGTTCGAATACCTGGCCACGCGCGACCCGCTCACCGGTGCGCTCAACCGTCGTGCGGTGCTGGATGCATGCGGCGCCGTGTTTACCTCGGGCCGCCGGCGCATGGCGCTGCTGATGGTGGACCTTGACCACTTCAAGGACATCAACGACCGCTTCGGCCACCAGATGGGCGACGCGGTGCTGCGCGAGGCGGTCGGCCGCATGCAGCGCGCCATCGGCGACAAGGGCCTGCTCGGGCGCTACGGCGGCGAAGAATTCGTGGTGCTGCTGCCCGATGTGGGCAAGACCGAGGCGATGGAGATCGCCGCGCGCCTCAAGCAGAACATCGACGAACCGTTCCCGGCCGATTCGCCGATGGCCGCCGTCGGCTCGATGGCGGTGAGCATCGGCGTGGCGGCCAGCGAGAGCGGTACAGGCAGCACTGGCGTCGACGATGTGCTGGCGCTGGCCGATGCGGCGCTGTATCGCGCGAAGGCGATGGGGCGGGATCAGGTGATTGCGGCTGCCTGAGGGTCGTTGTCACCGCCGGACCGCACCGCTCGCCAGCACGATCCCCGGCACCACCAGCGCCAGGGCCAGAAGCACCGCGCCGGTGATCGGTTCGTTCATCCAGACCGCCGCGCCCAGTGTGGTCAGCACCGGCACCAGCGCCGCCGACAGCGACGCGCGCGGCGCGCCGAGCCGCGCGACGGCCACCATGTAGACCACCAGCCCAAGCACTCCCGCGACCACGCCTTGCGTCGTGGCTTGCAGCGCGATATCGGGCCATGGCGCGCTGAGCAGCTGCGGTGCACCGACGATCAGCAGCACAGGCAAAAGCGTCAGCGCCGACCACCCGTTCACGAACGCCGCGCCTTGCCACGGCGTGAGCCCGCAGTGCGCGAACGCGAGCGAGTGCACGGCCCACAACATGGCCGCCGCAAGGAAGAGCAGATCACCGCGCCAGTCGAGCGAGCCGCCGCGAAAGCTCCCCGCAGCGAACAGCGCCATGCCGATGGCAATGCAGGCCAGCCCAACAAGCCTGAGGCCCTCGACCTTCTGCCCCTTGTGAAGCCACGCGCCAATGGCTGTGAAGAGCGGCAGGCTGCCTGCCATGAAGATGCCCATGTGGCTCGCGGGCGCCCATTGCGCGCCGGCCAGCACCAGCAGTCCGAAGGGCAGGCCGCCGCCGATGACTAGCAGCGCGAGCACCAGCCGCGAAGCCTTCGGCGCGATGCGCTTGCTGCCGAACCACAGCGGCGCGAGCAGCAGTGCGGGGATGCCGTAGCGCATCAGCGCCAGTTCCATCGGCCCGAGCGTGGTGGTCACGCCGTGGCGCGAAACGAGTTGCCAGGCGCTGCCGATGAAGGCTGCGGCCAGCGCGGCGAGCAGGCCGGCGGAAAGATTGCGATCCATCATCGCGGCGAGTCTCGCGATCGCGCCGCGCGGCGGCTATCAAATTCGTGCGCTGCCGGCGAGCACGCGGCGGGCTTCGCCCAGCGTCACGCCCACTTCGCGGCGGAACACCGCGCCCAGGTGGCTCTGGCTGCAATAGCCGAGGTCGTGCGCGATGCCCGCGAGGTCGCTGTCGCCATCGACGAGCCGCTCCATGGCTACTGCGAGCCGCAGATGCTGGCGGTACTGATGAAGGCTCAGGCCAGTCTGCTGCCGGAAGCTGCGTGCCAGATGGAATGGCGAGCGCGAGACTGCGTCGGCCACTTCGCGCATCGGGAGCTTCGCCTCCCGGTCGGCGGTTTCCGCGAGCAGCCGCTTCGCGCGAATGACCGCACCCGTCAGCGGCAGTTGCCGGCGCGACATGCCGAGTTCATCGACCAGTGAAGCGATGGCATCGGCACCGGCATCGCCCGCACGCAGTTGCCGCTGCGCCGCGTGAACCCGGTACAGCGACCGTGGTGAAAGCAGGCAGAACACCGGCGCCGCATCTGCGCGAGACGGCCGATGCCGACTGACGACCATGCTGTGTCGGGCTGCATGCACCACCGGCCGCAGTTGATAGACCATGGCGTCGCAGAACTGCATGGCGGTGAGCCCGTCGACCAGCCAGGTGCCGTTGCCCGTGCGCACATCTAGCACCGTGCGGCCCACCGGGAAGATGATGCGCCGCGATTCCAGCGTGTAGGGGATGCTCCAGTCAGGCCCTTGCTGCGCGTGGGAGCGCACGTGCTCGACCGTGAACTCGTGTCCGGTGTAGAGGAGGGTGCGTTCCTGTGGCATGACTGGATGGCCGTCGACTACTTTTCGCCCCAGCGCCAGCGCGGTGGCTCGCCCTTGATCCAGCAGACGGCGACGAGCGCGATGGTCAGCCCCATGAGGGCCGCGAAAAACAGCAGGGGTTCCCGTTCGGGGCGGATGGACAACACAGCCGTCACCACCAGCAGGCCGTACACGGCCATCACCGCCCAGCCTTGCCAGCAGTTGGGCAGGCCCCAGCCCCAGCCGTAGCGCTTGGCGGGAAACCAGTAGGGCTGCTTTTGCATCACGTCTCCTTGTCGATTTGCCGGATTCTGTCCGCTCTGCCTGAAGAGATGCTGAGCTTCAGCCTCACGCAAACGGATAAGGCCCTTGCATCTTCCCGATGTGGCTCACATGGCTCACCATGCCGTGCACCTCGTCCCACAGATGCAGCATGCAGCCGGGCCGGCCCATGTAGGAGGCCGGCGCCGCATCGGCGGCCAGCTGCAGCGCGATCTCGGTCGTGCTGCTCGGGCATGAACACACGACCGTGCCCGCCCAGCGCCGCAGCATGGTGCGGTGCACGTGGCCGCACAGCACCAGCTCGATGTTGGGGGCGCCGCGCACGATGGCCTCGAGCGGCGCCGTGTCCATGTAGCGGTACGTATCCATGTAGGGAATGCCGCTCACGAAGGGCGGGTGATGCAGCATCAGCAGCGTCGGCTTGATGCGGTCGGCTTCGAGCGTGCGCCGCAGCCACTCCAATCCTTGCGCATCGATGCCGCCATGGTGAAGGCCGGGAATGCACGAGTCCAGCGCCACGATACGCACCGCGTGGTCGTCGATGCAGTAGTGCAGCGCGCCTTCGGCCGGCAGGTACGCGTGGTCCGCGAAGGCCGCACGAAAGTTCTCGCGGTGGTCGTGGTTGCCGGGAATCACGAGGTACGGAATCGTCAGCTTCGCGAGCAGGTGCCGCACCTGTGCGTATTCCTCGGGCCGGCCGTCGTCGACAAGGTCACCGGTCAGCAGCACCAGGTCGGGCTTGCGGTCGAGCGCGTGCAGGTGGTCGATGGCTTCCTCGAACATTCGGTTCGAATCGGCCACGCCCTGGTAGAGCTGGCCGGCGGGGCGGACGTGGGGGTCGGAGATCTGTGCGATGAGCATGCCGCATCATCAAGCACGATCCGTTCCCTCCGGTGGATTCAGATGCCGACGAACTCGGCCACGTCGGCCAGCGGCGCGCGCTCGGTCACCAGCGCATCGAGCGGTCGGCTGCGGTCGGCATAGCCGATGGACATGCCCGTGAACAGCATGCGCTCGGGCGGCAGGGCGATGAACTGGCCGATGGTCTGCGGGTAGATCGCCCAGCACTCCTGCGGGCAGCTGTCGAGCCCTTCTCCGCGCAGCAGCAGCATCACGTTCTGCAGCATCATCCCCAGGTCGGACCACTGTGGCGGGCCCATGCGGCGGTCGACGCTGCAGAACAGCGCGAGCGGCGCGCCGAAGAACTGGTAGTTGCGCGCAAACCATTCGCGGCGCGCGGCCTTGTCTTCGCGGGGAATGCCCAGGCGCGCATACATCGCCTCGCCCACGGCGAAGCGGCGGTCGCGGTATGGCGCGACAAGCTCGCGCGGGTAGATGTCGTACTCGCTGCCTTCGCCGGTGGGCGCCTCCTGCACGCGCGTGCGCATGATCGCCTTGAGCTCGGCGAGTTTTTCTCCACCCACCACATGCAGGTGCCACGGCTGCAGGTTTCCGCCCGAAGGCGCGCGCAGCGCCTGCTCGACGACGCGGCGGATGACATCGCCGGGCACCGGCGTGTCGAGAAAGTCGCGCACCGAGCGGCGGGTGGCGATGGCGTCCTGAACGTTCATGCAAAAGTCCTCTTGAAGGGCCATGCTAGGGGCAACCCTCGAACGACCTCAATCGTCCGTTCCGACGATGCGGCGCCGAGTGGCGGCTGCCTAGCATCGCCCCAGCGTACAGGAGACAAAACATGTTCGGATTGATGCAAGACCGCCCGCTGCTGATCTCGTCGCTCATCGACCACGCGGCCACCTTCCACCCGCATGCCGAAGTCGTGGGTCGCACGGTGGAGGGGCCGGTGCATCGCACCAACTACGCGGAGATACAGCGCCGCGCCAAGCAGGTGGCCAACGCGCTGAAGACGCTGGGCATCGAACCCGGCGACCGCGTGGGCACGCTCGCGTGGAACACGTACCGCCACCTGGCGCTGTACTTCGGCGTGTCGGGTTCGGGTGCGGTGCTGCACACGGTGAACCCGCGGCTATTTCCGGAGCAGATCGACTACATCGTCAACCACGCCGAAGACGAGGTGCTGTTCTTCGATGCCAACTTCGCTCCGCTGGTCGAGAAGCTCGCCCCCGGCCTGAAGTCGGTGCGCGCCTTCATCGCGATGACCGACCGTGCCCACATGCCCACCATCGACGTGCCCAACCTGCTGTGCTACGACGAGCTCATCGGCGCGCAGAGCGAGACCTACGCCTGGCCCGAGTTCGACGAACGCACCGCCTCGTCGCTTTGCTACACATCGGGCACCACCGGTAATCCGAAGGGCGTGCTGTATTCGCATCGC
This is a stretch of genomic DNA from Variovorax paradoxus. It encodes these proteins:
- a CDS encoding DMT family transporter; protein product: MMDRNLSAGLLAALAAAFIGSAWQLVSRHGVTTTLGPMELALMRYGIPALLLAPLWFGSKRIAPKASRLVLALLVIGGGLPFGLLVLAGAQWAPASHMGIFMAGSLPLFTAIGAWLHKGQKVEGLRLVGLACIAIGMALFAAGSFRGGSLDWRGDLLFLAAAMLWAVHSLAFAHCGLTPWQGAAFVNGWSALTLLPVLLIVGAPQLLSAPWPDIALQATTQGVVAGVLGLVVYMVAVARLGAPRASLSAALVPVLTTLGAAVWMNEPITGAVLLALALVVPGIVLASGAVRR
- a CDS encoding helix-turn-helix domain-containing protein, translated to MPQERTLLYTGHEFTVEHVRSHAQQGPDWSIPYTLESRRIIFPVGRTVLDVRTGNGTWLVDGLTAMQFCDAMVYQLRPVVHAARHSMVVSRHRPSRADAAPVFCLLSPRSLYRVHAAQRQLRAGDAGADAIASLVDELGMSRRQLPLTGAVIRAKRLLAETADREAKLPMREVADAVSRSPFHLARSFRQQTGLSLHQYRQHLRLAVAMERLVDGDSDLAGIAHDLGYCSQSHLGAVFRREVGVTLGEARRVLAGSARI
- a CDS encoding GGDEF domain-containing protein, which gives rise to MGALPAILDPRSVIILAGLMGVVMALVMFFMRRSYPATIQGLDEWSRAPLMAFVSTMLFAARGFFPDFLTIVVANFVLYQACILYYAGSQKFLLGRRDTRGWTVLNGCLALAMFWFSSVKPDFETRLLLITLAVSALFFFHAQLYMRHEGGVFGKRLMIGLLLAQALVAGLRFVSVVAGLAGSSLMDGTWIQALYISMYSFTVLLLSIAVILMATDRVHTEFEYLATRDPLTGALNRRAVLDACGAVFTSGRRRMALLMVDLDHFKDINDRFGHQMGDAVLREAVGRMQRAIGDKGLLGRYGGEEFVVLLPDVGKTEAMEIAARLKQNIDEPFPADSPMAAVGSMAVSIGVAASESGTGSTGVDDVLALADAALYRAKAMGRDQVIAAA
- a CDS encoding phosphodiesterase is translated as MLIAQISDPHVRPAGQLYQGVADSNRMFEEAIDHLHALDRKPDLVLLTGDLVDDGRPEEYAQVRHLLAKLTIPYLVIPGNHDHRENFRAAFADHAYLPAEGALHYCIDDHAVRIVALDSCIPGLHHGGIDAQGLEWLRRTLEADRIKPTLLMLHHPPFVSGIPYMDTYRYMDTAPLEAIVRGAPNIELVLCGHVHRTMLRRWAGTVVCSCPSSTTEIALQLAADAAPASYMGRPGCMLHLWDEVHGMVSHVSHIGKMQGPYPFA
- a CDS encoding nitroreductase, coding for MNVQDAIATRRSVRDFLDTPVPGDVIRRVVEQALRAPSGGNLQPWHLHVVGGEKLAELKAIMRTRVQEAPTGEGSEYDIYPRELVAPYRDRRFAVGEAMYARLGIPREDKAARREWFARNYQFFGAPLALFCSVDRRMGPPQWSDLGMMLQNVMLLLRGEGLDSCPQECWAIYPQTIGQFIALPPERMLFTGMSIGYADRSRPLDALVTERAPLADVAEFVGI